In Rhodoligotrophos defluvii, a genomic segment contains:
- the pal gene encoding peptidoglycan-associated lipoprotein Pal, translating to MRWIAASKVAVIGVALLALAACSKSNNPTDPSAAAMAGRAVPGSERDFTVNVGDRVFFPNDVSTLSQENMETLRRQAQWLKLYPNVTVQVEGHADERGTREYNLALSARRAANVRDFLVAQGIAPNRISTISYGKERPVALCDAEACWSQNRRAVTVIMSGAVSG from the coding sequence ATGCGTTGGATCGCAGCCTCGAAGGTTGCAGTGATAGGTGTCGCATTGCTGGCCTTGGCCGCATGCTCCAAGAGCAACAATCCGACGGACCCATCGGCGGCGGCTATGGCAGGGCGGGCCGTGCCGGGCTCCGAGCGGGACTTCACGGTGAATGTCGGCGACCGCGTGTTCTTCCCCAACGACGTGAGCACTCTCAGCCAGGAGAATATGGAAACCCTGCGTCGGCAGGCTCAGTGGCTGAAGCTCTATCCCAATGTCACGGTGCAGGTCGAAGGACACGCGGACGAGCGCGGCACCCGCGAATACAACTTGGCGCTTTCAGCACGCCGTGCGGCCAATGTACGCGACTTCCTCGTGGCCCAGGGCATCGCGCCGAATCGCATCTCGACCATTTCCTACGGCAAGGAGCGGCCGGTGGCGCTGTGCGACGCCGAAGCGTGCTGGTCGCAGAACCGCCGCGCGGTCACCGTCATCATGTCGGGCGCTGTGTCCGGCTAG
- the ybgF gene encoding tol-pal system protein YbgF, with translation MTAWAFDRRIRAAAVAVAIGCTAMSAGPAAAQSYDASAVANLNLQMGQLQEQMRMLAGQVQETSRQIQVLQDQIRRLQDDSEFRFQQLEKGGRSGSIREPGNRRMASGGSSGDAMTTGSIGGSAGQGQPTQLAPSYLEGGLEQLASSVVQDPSLDPGRTRVAGPGAGYGAGSAQQAPGPQVLGTIPADPIEARVPDPSAGGGTGGGPVNLTNGLQNSYGTVQGAYGSAAPVYGQQPHGQAGYDQAGSLVPEPVERGQLNDNGLAPPIASEQAGTSAPPAASAADAAPRQEAALTTTGGGPDKLYEEAYDSFANKRYGEAEQRFRAFLQRYAGNELAGNAQYWLGETYAAQGDYKAAAGEFLKGYQNYKKGRKAPDSLIGLAVSLGKLGQKDQACAAFEQVSRAFPSAKDAIKRATQESKKAGCV, from the coding sequence GTGACGGCTTGGGCATTCGACAGGCGCATTCGGGCTGCTGCGGTTGCCGTAGCGATCGGCTGCACCGCGATGTCGGCAGGGCCGGCTGCGGCGCAGTCCTACGATGCCTCCGCAGTTGCCAATCTCAATCTGCAGATGGGACAGCTGCAGGAGCAGATGCGGATGCTGGCCGGGCAGGTTCAGGAGACCAGCCGCCAGATCCAGGTGCTGCAGGATCAGATCCGGCGCTTGCAGGACGATTCGGAATTCCGCTTCCAGCAGCTCGAGAAGGGTGGGCGGTCCGGCAGCATTCGAGAGCCGGGCAACCGGCGCATGGCTTCGGGCGGCTCCTCGGGCGATGCGATGACCACGGGCAGCATTGGCGGCAGCGCAGGCCAGGGCCAGCCGACACAGCTGGCGCCGTCCTATTTGGAAGGTGGTCTCGAGCAGCTGGCTTCGTCTGTCGTGCAGGACCCCAGTCTTGATCCGGGGCGCACGCGGGTCGCCGGCCCGGGGGCGGGGTATGGTGCCGGGAGCGCGCAGCAGGCGCCGGGGCCGCAGGTGCTCGGGACCATTCCGGCCGACCCGATAGAGGCGCGCGTGCCCGATCCGTCCGCGGGGGGCGGCACGGGTGGCGGCCCGGTCAATCTGACCAACGGATTGCAGAACAGCTATGGCACGGTTCAGGGTGCCTATGGCAGCGCCGCTCCTGTTTACGGTCAGCAGCCCCACGGCCAGGCTGGATATGACCAAGCGGGTAGCCTCGTGCCCGAGCCGGTCGAGCGCGGGCAACTCAACGATAACGGCCTGGCGCCGCCGATTGCCTCCGAGCAGGCCGGCACTAGCGCGCCGCCTGCTGCTTCCGCAGCGGATGCGGCGCCGCGTCAGGAGGCCGCACTGACCACGACCGGTGGCGGACCGGACAAGCTCTATGAAGAGGCCTATGACAGTTTCGCCAACAAGCGCTACGGCGAGGCGGAGCAGCGCTTCCGCGCCTTCCTGCAGCGCTATGCGGGGAACGAGCTGGCGGGTAATGCCCAATACTGGCTCGGCGAGACTTATGCGGCGCAGGGCGACTACAAGGCTGCGGCCGGCGAGTTCCTCAAGGGATATCAGAACTACAAGAAGGGCCGGAAGGCGCCCGACAGCCTGATCGGCCTCGCCGTCAGCCTTGGCAAGCTCGGCCAGAAGGATCAGGCCTGTGCTGCGTTCGAGCAGGTCAGCCGGGCCTTCCCCAGCGCCAAGGATGCCATCAAGCGTGCGACCCAGGAGAGCAAGAAGGCCGGTTGCGTCTGA
- a CDS encoding outer membrane protein, with translation MSASTAALAADLLPPPLPEPVAETSCIYFRVDGGASFHERPNVYKNHGGKKSKAYGEKLKDSGFIEGGVGCQFTPMFRADIVGGYRFDSKLEDKWNSLDAKLSTGTIFANGYVDFDYFGFVKPYVGGGVGVAFHSISNVDKPPFSSSGSSTDFAWNVQAGLAFDVTENIAVDVGYRYVDLGDAKSGGPDHFHVDSITAHEARVGLRFRLN, from the coding sequence ATGTCGGCATCAACGGCGGCTTTGGCCGCGGATCTCCTGCCGCCGCCGCTGCCCGAGCCGGTGGCGGAGACGAGCTGCATCTACTTCCGTGTCGATGGTGGCGCGAGCTTCCATGAGCGGCCGAATGTCTACAAGAACCACGGGGGCAAGAAGAGCAAAGCTTACGGCGAGAAGCTGAAGGATTCCGGCTTCATCGAAGGTGGCGTGGGCTGCCAGTTCACGCCGATGTTCCGCGCCGACATCGTGGGGGGATACCGCTTCGACTCCAAGCTCGAAGACAAGTGGAACAGCCTCGATGCCAAGCTGTCTACCGGCACCATCTTTGCCAACGGCTATGTGGATTTCGACTATTTCGGCTTCGTGAAGCCCTATGTCGGCGGCGGCGTGGGCGTTGCCTTTCACAGCATCAGCAATGTGGACAAGCCGCCCTTCTCGAGTTCCGGCAGCAGCACGGACTTCGCCTGGAACGTCCAGGCCGGCCTTGCTTTCGACGTGACGGAAAACATCGCCGTCGATGTCGGCTACCGCTATGTCGACCTGGGCGACGCCAAGTCCGGCGGACCCGACCACTTCCACGTGGACAGCATCACCGCTCACGAAGCCCGGGTCGGCTTGCGCTTCCGCCTCAACTGA
- the ftsH gene encoding ATP-dependent zinc metalloprotease FtsH, which translates to MNNFRNFAVWVIIALLLFALFQLFQAPGQRTASTDVAYSQLLNDVDAGKVREVQIAGDTIISTYTDGRTYTTQAPNDPNLISELRKQNVGISVKAPADDSFLLNVFISWFPILLMIAVWVFFMRQMQSGGGKAMGFGKSKAKLLTERHGRITFDDVAGVDEAKEDLEEIVEFLKDPHKFQRLGGRIPKGALLVGPPGTGKTLLARAIAGEANVPFFTISGSDFVEMFVGVGASRVRDMFEQAKKNAPCIIFIDEIDAVGRHRGAGLGGGNDEREQTLNQLLVEMDGFEANEGVILIAATNRPDVLDPALLRPGRFDRQIVVPRPDIVGREKILKVHMRNVPLAPDVDPKTIARGTPGFSGADLANLVNEAALMAARRGKRLVTQLEFEDAKDKVLMGAERRSMMMTEEEKKLTAYHEGGHALVAMNLDASDPVHKATIIPRGRALGMVMRLPERDHLSVTRSKFKADLAVAMGGRVAEELIFGHDKVTSGASSDIKMATQMARAMVTQYGMSERLGPLAYGDNEEEVFLGHSVARTQNLSEETQRIVDAEIYKLVDEGYRMAKDILEKNIDQLHVIANGLLEYETLTGEEIKDLLNGKPPVRDTSIKEDPVPPKSAVPSAGSGRRGDAGTAPGEFEPQPQA; encoded by the coding sequence GTGAACAATTTTCGAAATTTCGCTGTCTGGGTCATCATCGCCCTGTTGCTGTTCGCGCTGTTCCAGCTGTTCCAGGCACCGGGGCAGCGGACAGCATCCACCGATGTGGCCTATTCGCAGCTGCTGAACGACGTGGATGCCGGCAAGGTGCGCGAGGTGCAAATCGCGGGCGATACGATCATCAGCACATATACGGACGGGCGCACCTATACGACGCAAGCGCCGAACGATCCGAACCTGATTTCCGAGCTGCGCAAGCAGAATGTGGGCATCAGCGTCAAGGCTCCGGCTGACGACAGTTTCCTGCTCAATGTGTTCATCTCCTGGTTCCCGATCCTGCTGATGATTGCGGTCTGGGTGTTCTTCATGCGCCAGATGCAGTCGGGCGGCGGCAAGGCCATGGGCTTCGGCAAATCCAAGGCGAAGCTTCTGACGGAGCGGCACGGCCGCATCACCTTCGACGACGTCGCCGGCGTCGATGAGGCCAAGGAGGACCTGGAGGAGATCGTCGAGTTCCTGAAGGATCCGCACAAGTTCCAGCGCCTTGGCGGCCGTATTCCCAAGGGCGCGCTGCTAGTGGGCCCGCCCGGAACCGGCAAGACCTTGCTCGCCCGCGCGATCGCCGGCGAGGCAAATGTGCCGTTCTTCACGATTTCCGGCTCCGATTTCGTCGAGATGTTCGTGGGCGTGGGCGCATCCCGCGTGCGCGACATGTTCGAGCAGGCGAAGAAGAACGCGCCCTGCATCATCTTCATCGATGAAATCGACGCGGTGGGCCGCCACCGTGGCGCGGGGCTCGGCGGCGGCAACGACGAGCGCGAGCAGACCCTAAACCAGCTGCTGGTGGAAATGGACGGCTTCGAGGCCAACGAGGGCGTGATCCTGATCGCTGCCACCAACCGGCCGGACGTGCTAGACCCGGCACTGTTGCGTCCCGGCCGATTCGACCGGCAGATCGTGGTGCCGCGCCCGGATATCGTCGGCCGCGAGAAGATCCTGAAGGTGCATATGCGCAATGTGCCACTGGCGCCCGATGTGGACCCCAAGACCATCGCGCGCGGCACGCCGGGCTTCTCCGGCGCGGATCTTGCCAACCTGGTCAACGAGGCGGCGCTGATGGCGGCCCGCCGCGGCAAGCGGCTGGTCACACAGCTCGAATTCGAGGACGCCAAGGACAAGGTGCTGATGGGCGCCGAGCGCCGGTCGATGATGATGACCGAAGAGGAAAAGAAGCTCACCGCCTATCACGAAGGCGGACATGCCCTGGTGGCGATGAACCTCGATGCGTCCGACCCGGTGCACAAGGCCACCATCATCCCGCGCGGCCGCGCGCTGGGCATGGTGATGCGGCTACCGGAACGGGACCACCTGTCGGTGACCCGCAGCAAATTCAAGGCGGACCTCGCGGTGGCCATGGGCGGGCGCGTGGCCGAAGAGCTCATCTTTGGGCACGACAAGGTCACCTCGGGCGCATCGTCGGACATCAAGATGGCCACCCAGATGGCGCGGGCCATGGTCACCCAATATGGGATGAGCGAGAGGCTGGGCCCGCTGGCCTATGGCGACAACGAGGAGGAAGTGTTCCTCGGTCATTCGGTGGCGCGCACCCAGAACCTATCGGAGGAGACCCAGCGCATCGTCGATGCCGAGATCTACAAGCTGGTGGATGAAGGCTACAGGATGGCCAAGGACATCCTGGAGAAGAACATCGATCAGCTGCATGTGATCGCCAACGGCCTGCTCGAATACGAGACCCTCACCGGCGAGGAGATCAAGGACTTGCTGAACGGCAAGCCGCCGGTGCGCGACACCTCCATCAAGGAAGACCCCGTGCCGCCGAAATCGGCGGTACCGTCGGCCGGCAGCGGCCGGCGTGGGGATGCGGGCACTGCGCCCGGCGAGTTCGAGCCGCAGCCGCAGGCGTAG
- the glmM gene encoding phosphoglucosamine mutase, whose translation MRKHFGTDGIRGQANTWPMDAETALKVGMAAGRLFMRDDNNHRVVIGKDTRLSGYMIESALAAGFLSVGMNVFQFGPLPTPAVAMLTRSLRADLGVMISASHNPFCDNGIKLFGPDGYKLSDDQEHEIERLIHEGIGEPAASEKIGRAKRIEDAQARYIEFAKRTFPKELRLEGLRVVVDCANGAAYRVAPTALWELGAEVFPLGVEPNGLNINDKCGSTAPERLCERVRELRADVGIALDGDADRVILVNEKGHIIDGDQVLALIAGTWSAAGRLSGGGVVATVMSNLGLERRLQHLGLTLERTKVGDRYVVERMRTGGFNVGGEQSGHIVLSDFTTTGDGLIAALQVLGVVVASGRPVSEVCSCFEPVPQVLTSVRYTDGNPLESALVKSAIAEGEQRLAGNGRLVIRASGTEPVIRVMGEGDDEKLVRAVVRDIAGAVKDSAARAAAA comes from the coding sequence ATGCGCAAACATTTCGGAACCGATGGTATCCGGGGGCAGGCCAATACATGGCCAATGGATGCGGAAACGGCGCTGAAGGTCGGCATGGCTGCCGGACGCCTGTTCATGCGCGACGACAACAATCATCGGGTGGTGATCGGCAAGGACACGCGGTTGTCTGGCTATATGATCGAGTCGGCGCTGGCGGCCGGGTTTCTGTCTGTCGGCATGAACGTGTTCCAGTTCGGGCCGCTGCCCACACCGGCGGTGGCCATGCTCACGCGCTCGCTGCGGGCCGATCTCGGGGTGATGATTTCCGCATCGCACAACCCGTTCTGCGACAACGGCATCAAGCTGTTCGGGCCAGACGGCTACAAGCTGAGCGATGATCAGGAGCACGAGATCGAACGGCTCATCCATGAGGGCATCGGCGAGCCGGCAGCGTCCGAAAAGATTGGCCGCGCCAAGCGGATCGAGGACGCCCAGGCTCGCTATATCGAGTTTGCCAAGCGCACCTTCCCGAAGGAGCTGCGGCTGGAGGGCCTGCGGGTCGTGGTCGATTGCGCCAACGGGGCAGCCTATCGGGTGGCCCCCACGGCGTTGTGGGAGCTTGGAGCCGAGGTCTTCCCGCTCGGTGTCGAGCCCAATGGCTTGAACATCAACGACAAGTGCGGATCGACCGCACCCGAGCGGTTGTGCGAGCGGGTGCGGGAGCTGCGCGCCGATGTGGGCATAGCACTTGATGGCGATGCGGATCGGGTGATTCTCGTCAATGAGAAGGGCCATATCATCGATGGCGACCAGGTGCTGGCATTGATCGCCGGAACGTGGTCGGCGGCCGGGCGTCTATCGGGCGGCGGCGTGGTGGCGACCGTCATGTCGAATCTCGGTCTCGAGCGCCGTCTGCAACACCTTGGCCTCACGCTGGAGCGCACCAAGGTCGGCGACCGCTACGTGGTGGAGCGGATGCGCACCGGCGGCTTCAATGTGGGCGGCGAGCAGTCCGGCCATATCGTGCTGAGCGACTTCACCACCACCGGCGATGGCCTGATCGCTGCCTTGCAGGTGCTCGGCGTGGTGGTGGCCAGCGGCCGGCCGGTCAGTGAGGTATGCTCCTGTTTCGAGCCTGTACCGCAGGTTCTGACCAGCGTGCGCTATACCGACGGCAATCCTCTCGAATCAGCGCTGGTGAAGAGCGCCATTGCCGAGGGCGAGCAACGGCTTGCCGGCAATGGCCGCCTGGTGATTCGCGCCTCCGGTACGGAGCCCGTGATTCGGGTCATGGGTGAGGGCGACGACGAAAAGCTGGTGCGCGCGGTTGTGCGCGATATTGCCGGAGCCGTAAAGGACAGCGCTGCGCGCGCAGCAGCTGCCTAG
- the folP gene encoding dihydropteroate synthase, producing MRLAGGPAAFSLVELIERAGASRRSAARMFPADEMARSTESTVRAILQALTTPRPAIAGLDFAWPLVMGIVNVTPDSFSDGNLFSQSQAAIDHARHLAEAGADILDIGGESTRPGADDVPEEEEARRVLPVVEGVRPLGLPVSIDTRKASVMRRAVAAGASIINDVSALQHDPGATAAVVETGAPVILMHAQGTPKTMQIDPRYDDVALDIFDVLARRIAEAEGAGIPRSRVIADPGIGFGKTHQHNLQLMAQLSLFHGLGVPLLLGASRKGFIGKVTGETEARSRVMGSVAAAMAGVQQGVQIVRVHDVRETVQSIAVWRRIIEADAAA from the coding sequence ATGCGGCTCGCCGGAGGGCCCGCGGCCTTCTCTCTGGTCGAGCTCATCGAGCGCGCGGGAGCCTCGCGCCGCAGCGCTGCCCGAATGTTTCCCGCCGATGAAATGGCTCGGTCGACCGAGAGCACCGTTCGCGCAATCTTGCAAGCCCTGACCACACCGCGCCCGGCGATCGCGGGCCTCGATTTCGCCTGGCCCCTGGTCATGGGGATCGTCAACGTGACGCCCGACAGCTTTTCCGATGGCAACCTGTTCTCCCAGTCGCAGGCTGCCATAGATCACGCCCGCCATTTGGCCGAGGCGGGCGCCGACATACTGGACATCGGTGGAGAGTCGACCCGGCCCGGCGCCGACGACGTGCCGGAGGAGGAGGAAGCCCGGCGCGTGCTGCCGGTGGTCGAGGGGGTGCGGCCGCTCGGTCTGCCGGTCTCGATCGATACGCGCAAGGCATCGGTCATGCGCCGCGCCGTTGCCGCGGGGGCTTCGATCATCAACGATGTCTCCGCCCTGCAGCATGATCCCGGTGCGACCGCGGCTGTGGTGGAGACCGGGGCGCCCGTCATTCTCATGCATGCCCAGGGTACGCCGAAGACCATGCAAATCGACCCGCGTTATGACGACGTGGCGCTCGACATATTCGATGTCCTGGCCCGGCGCATTGCGGAAGCCGAAGGGGCTGGTATCCCGCGGTCACGGGTCATTGCCGATCCCGGCATCGGCTTCGGCAAGACCCATCAGCACAACCTGCAGCTGATGGCGCAGCTCAGCCTGTTTCACGGGTTGGGTGTGCCGCTGCTGCTGGGCGCCTCTCGCAAGGGCTTTATCGGCAAGGTCACCGGCGAGACCGAGGCGCGCAGCAGGGTCATGGGGTCTGTCGCCGCCGCCATGGCCGGCGTGCAGCAAGGTGTGCAGATCGTGCGGGTGCACGATGTCCGCGAAACGGTGCAGTCCATTGCAGTATGGCGTAGAATAATCGAGGCCGATGCTGCCGCATGA
- the tilS gene encoding tRNA lysidine(34) synthetase TilS, translated as MPSSVRPRRARRPVASDASAHLFAPANLIPRFAPLLPFSHVALAVSGGADSTALMHMVAAWLSNAEAGESRPEVIVLTIDHGLRPASAGEARVVASQAEALGLPHRILPWRGEKPATGIQAAARDARYRLLVDWCRRHGAACLVTGHTGDDQAETMLMRLAHGSGVDGLAGMAAASELDGVTLLRPLLDLSRPALRHALTARGVPFIDDPSNEDERFERVRIRRKLADFAEVGVTPQSLARTAARLRDAACALDHFTDELIARSCTLHGGGFALVERAALQDVPREIVRRVLERAVKVIGGRTYPLRYESLADMAGRLTRGCDLDRTAGGCRLVTRNDRLYVVREWGRMDQARHPLADGMIWDNRLRVVLSSAVDAEATIGAVGAVDWPRLRAARTELAAIPAFIGRTLPAIRRGGEVLVPYLGARLDKPDLSLHFVGKELMPARLVERFSGEPL; from the coding sequence ATGCCATCAAGCGTGCGACCCAGGAGAGCAAGAAGGCCGGTTGCGTCTGACGCCTCGGCGCACCTGTTCGCGCCGGCCAATCTCATCCCTCGTTTTGCGCCGCTACTCCCGTTTTCGCACGTTGCTCTTGCCGTGTCCGGCGGCGCGGACAGCACGGCGCTCATGCATATGGTTGCGGCCTGGCTGTCCAATGCCGAAGCGGGCGAGTCTCGGCCGGAAGTCATCGTCTTGACCATCGACCATGGGCTGCGTCCAGCCTCGGCCGGGGAAGCCCGCGTGGTGGCGAGCCAAGCTGAAGCCCTCGGGCTGCCGCATCGCATCCTGCCCTGGCGCGGCGAGAAGCCGGCCACCGGTATTCAGGCCGCAGCACGCGATGCGCGCTATCGGCTGCTGGTGGACTGGTGCCGGCGCCACGGTGCGGCCTGCCTCGTGACCGGCCATACTGGAGACGACCAGGCCGAGACCATGCTGATGCGTCTGGCCCATGGCAGTGGCGTCGACGGTTTGGCCGGAATGGCGGCCGCCAGCGAGCTGGACGGGGTGACGCTGCTACGGCCCCTGCTCGACTTATCGCGCCCTGCGCTGCGGCACGCGCTGACGGCGCGCGGTGTGCCGTTCATCGATGACCCCAGCAATGAGGATGAGCGGTTCGAGCGGGTGCGCATTCGGCGCAAGCTCGCCGATTTCGCCGAAGTTGGCGTGACGCCGCAGAGCCTCGCCCGGACAGCGGCGCGGTTGCGCGATGCGGCCTGTGCGCTGGATCATTTCACCGATGAGCTGATTGCGCGGTCTTGCACCTTGCATGGAGGCGGCTTTGCTCTCGTGGAGCGAGCGGCCTTGCAGGATGTTCCGCGCGAAATCGTGCGCCGGGTGCTGGAGCGGGCGGTGAAGGTGATCGGCGGGCGGACCTATCCCCTGCGCTATGAATCACTGGCCGATATGGCGGGGCGGCTGACCCGGGGATGCGATCTCGACCGCACCGCCGGCGGCTGCCGTCTCGTCACCCGCAACGACCGCTTGTACGTGGTGCGGGAATGGGGGCGCATGGACCAGGCGCGGCACCCGCTGGCCGACGGCATGATCTGGGACAACCGCTTGCGGGTCGTGCTCTCATCCGCGGTTGACGCCGAAGCTACCATCGGCGCGGTCGGAGCAGTGGACTGGCCACGGCTGCGCGCCGCAAGGACCGAGCTCGCAGCCATTCCGGCCTTCATCGGCCGCACCTTGCCCGCAATCCGCCGCGGTGGCGAGGTGCTCGTGCCTTATCTCGGTGCGCGCCTGGACAAGCCGGACCTGTCTCTCCACTTCGTGGGAAAGGAGCTCATGCCGGCCCGATTGGTCGAACGGTTTTCCGGGGAACCGCTATAG
- the tolB gene encoding Tol-Pal system beta propeller repeat protein TolB, producing MLLAMVIAPWLLLAASTPAHAVLELDITQGQPQPLPIALPDFVGATPEAQKYGADIAQVVTGDLERSALFKSIPASAFIEQITNFDQPPRFGDWRIIQAQALVTGRTTVLPDGRLRAEFRLWDVFAQQQMLGLQFVTTPRNWRRIGHMIADAIYERLTGEKGYFDSRVVFVEESGRKDRRVKKLALMDQDGANLRYLTDGSDLVLTPRFSPNAQEITYVSYAGGQPRVYLLNIETNQREIVGVFPNMAFAPRFSPDGQRIVLSLQEGGNSHIYAMDLRSKQVQQITNTNAIDTGPSYSPDGSQIVFESDREGSQQIYVMDADGSGQRRISFGQGRYSTPVWSPRGDLIAFTKQMSGKFLIGVMRPDGSGERILTEGYHNEGPTWAPNGRVLMFFRESQGEGGGPKIWTVDLTGYNELQLQTPNFASDPAWSPLLK from the coding sequence ATGTTGCTGGCCATGGTGATTGCACCGTGGCTGCTGCTGGCGGCCAGCACGCCGGCGCACGCGGTGCTGGAGCTGGACATCACGCAGGGCCAGCCGCAGCCGTTGCCCATTGCCTTACCGGATTTCGTGGGAGCAACCCCAGAGGCGCAGAAATATGGCGCCGACATCGCGCAGGTGGTGACGGGCGATCTCGAGCGGTCGGCCCTGTTCAAGTCGATTCCGGCCTCTGCGTTCATTGAGCAGATCACGAATTTCGATCAGCCGCCTCGCTTCGGCGACTGGCGGATCATCCAGGCGCAGGCGCTGGTCACCGGCCGCACCACCGTGCTCCCGGACGGCCGCTTGCGCGCGGAGTTCCGCCTGTGGGACGTGTTCGCCCAACAGCAGATGCTCGGGCTGCAATTCGTGACCACCCCGCGCAACTGGCGCCGCATCGGCCACATGATCGCGGACGCGATCTACGAGCGGCTCACCGGCGAGAAGGGCTATTTCGACAGCCGGGTTGTGTTCGTGGAAGAAAGCGGCCGCAAGGATCGCCGCGTGAAGAAGCTGGCGCTGATGGACCAGGACGGGGCCAATCTGCGCTATCTCACCGATGGCAGCGACCTGGTGCTCACGCCGCGGTTCAGCCCGAATGCGCAGGAGATCACCTATGTGTCCTATGCGGGCGGCCAGCCGCGGGTCTACCTGCTGAACATCGAGACGAATCAGCGCGAGATCGTCGGGGTGTTTCCGAACATGGCTTTCGCGCCGCGCTTCTCGCCGGATGGCCAGCGCATCGTGCTGAGCCTGCAGGAAGGCGGCAACTCGCATATCTACGCCATGGACCTGCGCAGCAAGCAGGTGCAGCAGATCACGAATACCAACGCGATCGACACGGGCCCCAGCTATTCGCCCGACGGCAGCCAGATCGTGTTCGAATCAGACCGGGAAGGCTCGCAGCAAATCTATGTGATGGACGCGGACGGATCCGGCCAGCGGCGCATCAGCTTCGGGCAGGGCCGCTACTCGACGCCGGTGTGGTCGCCGCGCGGCGATCTCATCGCCTTCACCAAGCAGATGAGCGGCAAGTTCCTCATCGGTGTCATGCGTCCGGATGGCTCTGGTGAGAGAATATTAACCGAAGGCTACCACAATGAGGGTCCGACATGGGCGCCGAACGGGCGGGTCCTGATGTTCTTCCGCGAGAGCCAGGGCGAAGGCGGCGGGCCCAAGATCTGGACAGTGGACTTAACCGGCTACAACGAGCTGCAGTTGCAAACGCCGAATTTTGCATCTGATCCGGCGTGGTCACCCTTGCTCAAGTGA
- a CDS encoding outer membrane protein, whose protein sequence is MSKLKSALLGLTALSLTAGYAMAADLAPAPYIPPQEAVPAPIYDQAGWYLRGDLGWSFLSSDIGRKNDNAFTGGLGVGYRFNNTFRGDITADYSGKYDVGNNKIDAWTVLANGYVDIPLSDTIVPYLGAGAGYGWVDGKHSYSEDGFTAAAMAGVGFKVSDSVTLDVGYRFRDAFIDGPNFLDHSVRAGLRFAF, encoded by the coding sequence TTGAGTAAGCTGAAATCGGCTCTGCTCGGCTTGACGGCCCTGAGCCTGACGGCCGGCTATGCGATGGCGGCGGATCTGGCGCCGGCGCCATATATTCCCCCGCAGGAGGCTGTTCCTGCTCCTATCTATGATCAAGCCGGGTGGTACCTGAGGGGCGATCTCGGATGGTCGTTCCTGAGCTCGGATATCGGCCGCAAGAACGACAATGCCTTTACCGGTGGCCTCGGCGTGGGCTACCGCTTCAACAACACCTTCCGCGGTGACATCACGGCCGATTATTCTGGCAAGTACGATGTCGGCAACAACAAAATCGATGCCTGGACGGTGCTTGCGAACGGCTATGTGGACATTCCGTTGTCCGACACCATAGTGCCCTATCTCGGTGCGGGTGCCGGCTACGGCTGGGTGGACGGCAAGCATAGCTATAGCGAGGACGGCTTCACGGCCGCAGCCATGGCCGGCGTCGGCTTCAAGGTCAGCGACAGCGTGACCCTGGATGTCGGCTATCGCTTCCGCGATGCTTTCATCGACGGCCCGAACTTCCTCGACCATTCGGTTCGTGCAGGTTTGCGCTTCGCCTTTTAA